A DNA window from Deltaproteobacteria bacterium contains the following coding sequences:
- the tuf gene encoding elongation factor Tu (EF-Tu; promotes GTP-dependent binding of aminoacyl-tRNA to the A-site of ribosomes during protein biosynthesis; when the tRNA anticodon matches the mRNA codon, GTP hydrolysis results; the inactive EF-Tu-GDP leaves the ribosome and release of GDP is promoted by elongation factor Ts; many prokaryotes have two copies of the gene encoding EF-Tu) has translation NIEMVVNLITPIAMDKELRFAIREGGRTVGAGVVAEIVE, from the coding sequence CAACATCGAGATGGTGGTGAATCTCATCACGCCGATCGCGATGGACAAGGAGCTGCGCTTCGCGATCCGCGAGGGCGGCCGCACGGTGGGTGCGGGCGTCGTCGCCGAGATCGTCGAGTAG
- the rpsJ gene encoding 30S ribosomal protein S10, with protein sequence MAELATQKIRIRMKAYDFKLLDQSAGEIVDTAVRTGARVAGPIPLPTSINKFTVLRGPHIDKKSREQFEIRTHKRLIDILDPTPQTVDALMKLELAAGVDVEIKL encoded by the coding sequence ATGGCCGAGCTCGCGACCCAGAAGATCCGGATCCGCATGAAGGCGTACGACTTCAAGCTCCTCGACCAGAGCGCCGGGGAGATCGTCGACACCGCCGTGCGGACCGGCGCGCGCGTGGCGGGTCCGATCCCGCTGCCGACGTCGATCAACAAGTTCACGGTCCTGCGCGGGCCCCACATCGACAAGAAGTCGCGCGAGCAGTTCGAGATCCGCACCCACAAGCGGCTGATCGACATCCTCGATCCGACGCCGCAGACGGTGGACGCGCTGATGAAGCTCGAGCTGGCCGCCGGCGTCGACGTCGAGATCAAGCTGTAG
- the rplD gene encoding 50S ribosomal protein L4, which translates to MATQELLTTAGTGGKASVELDPAVFEAPVRPHLFHAEVRRQLAKRQRGTHATRNRAGVSGGGIKPWRQKGTGRARQGSIRAPQWSGGGVVFGPVPRSHEHALPKKVRRAALRGALSLRHQEGALVAVDALALDAPKTKQVVELLGRLGFDGSASVLIVTAGADAALERAARNLRWVGVLRAEGLNTYDVLRHQRLLVTRDALDAIHARLGEAPAQEARS; encoded by the coding sequence ATGGCGACCCAGGAACTGCTCACGACGGCAGGCACGGGCGGGAAGGCCAGCGTGGAGCTGGATCCGGCGGTCTTCGAGGCGCCGGTCCGGCCGCACCTGTTCCATGCCGAGGTGCGCCGGCAGCTTGCGAAGCGCCAGCGCGGTACCCACGCGACCCGCAACCGCGCGGGCGTTTCGGGCGGCGGCATCAAGCCGTGGCGCCAGAAGGGCACCGGGCGCGCGCGGCAGGGCTCGATCCGGGCGCCGCAGTGGTCCGGCGGCGGGGTGGTCTTCGGACCGGTGCCGCGCTCGCACGAGCACGCGCTGCCGAAGAAGGTCCGGCGGGCGGCGCTGCGCGGGGCGCTCTCGCTGCGGCACCAGGAGGGTGCGCTGGTCGCGGTCGACGCGCTGGCGCTCGACGCGCCGAAGACGAAGCAGGTGGTGGAGCTGCTCGGCCGGCTCGGCTTCGACGGCAGCGCCTCGGTGCTGATCGTCACGGCCGGCGCCGATGCCGCCCTCGAGCGCGCGGCCCGCAACCTGCGCTGGGTCGGCGTGCTGCGCGCCGAAGGGCTCAACACCTACGACGTGCTGCGCCACCAGCGGCTCCTGGTGACGCGAGACGCGCTCGACGCGATCCACGCGCGGCTCGGCGAGGCCCCCGCGCAGGAGGCCCGCTCGTGA